GGGGGCTGTTTGCCGCCGGAGTGGTCCCGGGGTTCGTCCTTGGGCTGGCCTTCATGGCCATGAACTGGTTCTTCTCCAGAAGGTACAAAGTTCCCATGACCGACACCGCCGCGGTAAGGGCCAGGGCCAAGACCATACTCAGGAGGTCGATTGCGGCACTGGTGGCACCGCTGATAATAGTCGGCGGCATCGTGACCGGAGTGGTGACCCCGACCGAGTCCGGCGCTTTGGCGGTGGTCTACTGTTTGCTGGCGGGGATAGCCGTCACAAGGCAGCTGACATGGTCCGGCCTCTGGGATTCGATCTACGAGACGGTCCGACTCACCAGCGCAATCTTCCTGATAATGGGAGCTGCCACGGTGGTAGGATGGTTCCTGAAGTGGGAGAGGGTCACACAAAAATTCGCCTCTGTAATAGTGGGTATGGGACTGTTGGAACATCCCTGGCTGCTGATGATAGTGCTCAGCTCCATAATCTTCGTCATAGGGATGTTCATGGAGGAGGTGGCTGTGCTCACCTTGCTGACACCTATCTTCGCCCCTCTGGCGGTGAAGGCCGGTATAGACCCGTTCCACTTCGGCATAGTGATGACGTTGAACGTGACGATAGCATTGATAACCCCTCCCGTCGGGGCCTGCAACTATATCGTGGCAGCGGTGGGCAAGGTTCCTCTGGGAGACCTGTTCAGGGAGATATGGCCCTTCATCGCGGTTGCCATGACCGTGTTGATAGCCATAATATCCTTCCCGGCGATAACGGTCACGTTGCCCCGAATCTTAGGTCTCTAGTGACGGAGGTGAGAATATGACGAAGAAAACGCCTCTTCTGATCGAAAGCGGAGAGCCTCTCGTATCGGCCAGCCTATACCCCGAGAGAATACTGTCCAGGCCCCAGTATTTCATACAGGGTCTTAAGGGAAGCGTCGCCGAGTCCTTTCTCCGAGTAGGGGTCTACGAAAGGCTGGTAAGGGCGGCGAATAGCCTTCCGAAGGGATGGAAGTTCGTCCTTCTGGACTGCTGGAGAGCTCCCGAGCTACAGAGGGAGTTGTTCGACACCATAAAATGCGAGATATCCAGAGACCATCCGGAGCTGCCGCCGGACGAGGTGGACCGAAGAGCCAGGATATTCGTCGCCTACCCCTCGGTCGAGCCTGATCTCGTATCGGGACACTGTACGGGAGGATCGGTGGACCTAACCCTAGCGGACGAAAAAGGACGGACCGTTCCCATGGGATCGGGGTTCGACGAGACCTCCGAAAAATCCTACACCGACCATTACGACAGGATCCTTGAGACTAAAGGTACCCTGTCCCAGGAGGAAGAGGAGATACTGAACAACAGAAGGTTACTGCTGAACCTCATGGAGAGAGAGGGATTCTCCAATTATCCCAAGGAATGGTGGCACTTCGACTACGGCAACAGGAACTGGGCAATCAGAACAGGTCAGGAAAACTGCATATACGGTTTCGTCCGTCCGGAGATGAGATGGCGAAACTAATGGAACAAACGATCGCCCCGCCCGAGGCTAAGTAGAGCCCGGGCGGGGCGATCTCATGGAGAGACACTCGGTCGTGTATTTTCAGTCGAAATGAACTCCCTCTATGGCCAGCAGTCTCCTCTTGATCCCCAGTCCTCCGGAATATCCACCGAGAGAACCGTTAGCCCCTATCACCCTGTGACAGGGAATCACCACCGGCACGGGGTTTCTGCCGTTGGCACCACCTACCGCCCTGCAGGCCTTCGGCTTGTCGATCGATGCGGCCAGCTGGAGATAGGACACCGTGGTGCCGTAGGGGATGGCCTTCAAGGCGTTCCATACCTTCATCTGAAAATCGGTACCGTTCAGAGAAAGAGGCAGGTCGAATTCCCTAAGCTCGCCGGCAAAGTAGGCCCTAAGCTGTCCCACAGCCTCTCTGAGATCCGAGGGAGACCGTCGCCAACGGTCGAATAGAGGCATAGGGGCACCCCTGCCTTCGTACAGACTGATCCTGCTGATCCCGACCTCGTCCATGACCACCAGGGCACCGCCCCATTCGGTCTCGACGTTGTCGTAGAGCATCTTACCTCAAGCCCCCCATTATGTTTACCATCCAACCGTAGAGGACCGGTATGTGCTGAGGCTTGAAGGCAAAGGTCGCAAAGGCCCCCATGGCGACCACGCTGTGTAGGATCGACAGGAACCCCTCGTATTTCTCCCTCAAGGCGATATAGCCCAAGGTCCACATACATATAGCCATACCTATGACGTAGAAGATCACCGGACTGCCCGCGTCGGGCAGATGGGTCATTATCCTTATCTTGAGGACCGCGTAGGCGGACCATCCCATCAGGAAATAGGCCTGAGCGATAAAGAACACCAGGTCCAGAGCCACCCTCAACAGCTTGCTCTGAAGATCGTCGCCAGTGGTACCGCCGAATTCCCCGGAGGCTATGGAACGTCTGGTTCCGGACACGAAAGGGGTCACGTACCGAGCGTACAGCACCGCTATGATGTATCCCCACAGTATCAACGACAGGGTGAAAGAAAAGGCTTTCATGCTCTACATCTCCCTCAGAACGTAATCCAGATGGCCCAATCCGACGGCCTCTCCGTGACGAAGCTGCTCCATCGAATCGATCTTATCGTACAGATCCTTGAAGGGATCGGTTCCGGCCCTGGAGATCACCATATCGAGACAGGCCTTGTCCAAAGCTACGGGATCGGTCGAGGCGGCAAGCCCTATGTCGGACACCACAGGGGCGTCGCTCCAGGGAACGCAATCGCACTGAGGCGTCACGTCCATTATGAAATTCAAAAAAACAGTCTTTGTCTCCTTGTCCGCCACGGCTCCCAGGGCGTACTCGGCCATCCTCCGGTGAAACTGGACTACGTCTGTCCTCCAGTCCAGGGAGATCGCCGAGGCGGGACAGACAGTGAGACATTCGCCGCAGCCGATACAGACGTCCTTATCTATAACGGCCTTTCCTCCCGTCATGGAGATGGCCTTGACCGGGCAGTTTCTGAAACAACGGCCGCATCCCACGCATTTTTCGTCGTCTACCGACATCCTGGCCGAATGCTGCTCCTTCTTACCCTCGGCGGGAGCGCACCCCATGGCCAGATTCTTCACCGCACCTCCGAAACCCGCCATGACGTGCCCCTTGAAATGGGACAGCACTATCATCGAGTCGGAGGAACGGATGTCCGAGGCTATCTTGACAGAGGAGAACATCTCTCCCCTCACGGGGATCTCCTGAAAGTTCCCGCTCCTGAGACCGTCGGCTATTACCAGAGGAGCCCCCGTTACCTCGTAACCGAAGCCGTGCTCTATGGCGGTCAGAAGATGGTCCACCGAGTTCTTCCTGCTGCCGGTGTAGAGAGTGTTCGTGTCTGTAAGAAAGGGCTTAGCTCCCTTTTCCTTGGCCCAGTCTACCGCTTTTCTCACGAAGATAGGGCGTATGAAACCGTCGCATCCCCTCTCGCCGAAATGGAGCTTTACCGCCGTAAGGTCCCCTTTTCGCAGAGTCCTTCCTCCGGCTGCTTCCAGAAGACGACGTATCTTGTTGCCCTTGTTGTCCTCCGGCGTCTTGCTCCTCATATCGCTGAAATAAACGGTCGAAGTCATCGGCTCCCCCCTATAAAAACTGATCTGCTATTCCACAAGACTTAAAAAATCCCGTCCTCTATAATAGCAACTTTAGGGGACAAAAGCACGAAATGCCGGGACAGGATCTAAACCTTGACGACCATATCCGGAGGATTCACCCAACGGCGCATCTCCGCCCTGACCATGTACCAACCCAGAATACCGCCGCCCACGTCGACGATCGGGAAGGAAAGCCATACTCCGTCCACTCCCATCAGAGGGGGGAGTATAAACAACGGAGGCAGCAGAAAGATCACCTGGCGGCATATATTGAGAATGAGGCTCTGTTTCGCCTTGCCCAGGGCCTGAAATACGAACCCCGATATTATGGCGACTCCCGCCAGGGGGGCCCCTATATAGCCTATCCGGATGGCCCTCACAGCCAGATCCAGCAGAGGTTCGCTCTCCTTGTTGAACAGCATGGCCATCTGCCTCGGGAAGAGCTCGGCCACGATAAGAGAACAGAGAAAGAAGATCACCGCGGCCGCCATAGCCATGCCGACGGTCTTTCTAACCCTATCGAAATTCCCCGCCCCGTAGTTGTAGCCTATTATGGGCTGGGAGGCCTCTCCTATACCGACCGCCGGCATGAACAGCAGGCTGTCGAGACTGAAGAAGATACCCATGGCGGAGACCGCCAGCTCCCCTCCCAGACGGCTCAGGGTACGGTTGAATATGACCATTACGAAGACGAAGAACATCTCCATCATGAAGGGAGAAAAACCTACCGCTATCATCTCCGCCATTATCCTCTTCCTGGGGCGAAAGCTCTCCCGGATGAAACGAAGTTCGCCCATCCCCTTGAGGTAGAACAGCAACACCCAGCAGGCGGCTCCCAATTGAGCCAGCACCGTCCCAAGAGCCGCTCCCTTAACTCCCATGCCCATCTTCACTATAAAAACCCAGTCCAGAAAGACGTTGGCACAGGCCCCGAGGATAAGGGTCCACATGGCATATCTCGGATGCCCCTCGGCCCTTATGAAGTAATTGCAGCAAAAGCTTATCAGCTGGAAGGGGACGCCCCAAAGTATGACCGACATATAGGATCGAGTGAGAGGCATCAGGGTCTCGCTGGCACCGCAGAGATACATAAGCTCTTCCATAAAGAAAAAGGCCAGCACCATGAGAACCACCGAGGAGATCAAGACGGCCAGGAAGCCGTTTCCCATGGCAAGCTGAGCCCTGTCCTGCTCGTTTTCCCCGAGTCTTCTGGATATCTGAGACGAGGTTCCCACGCCTATAAGGATACCGGTGGATATGACCAGAAGGAAAAACGGGAAAGCCACGGTTATAGCGGCTATCCCGTTAGGACCGACGGCGTGACCTATGAACATCCGATCCACTATGTTATAAAGGGCACTGGCGACCATTCCGACTATGGCCGGAAGGGAAAACTGAAAAAGCAACCGCCAGATCGGGTCACTACCCATACGCTCCGAACGTTCTTTAGATGTCATCTTTGCTACCTCCATATTTCATACGACTCACAGGTCGGTCAACCCATTCTACGACAAGATAGGAAAAAATGGCGATTTTTATATCGGGAATCTAAAAACATAGATATAAAACCCCAAGGAGGTGCTACCATGAAAATCGATCTCGTGTTGGAGACCTCCGACACGTCTTTATATCTTGTGGATCTTCCACAGTCGATCGAGGGATTCGAACACTTCATATGCTCCTGGATACTGGAGGATCGAGTAAAGGAAATCGTGTCGGTGGTTGACTGCGGCCCCCGCTCCTCCATACCGGTGCTGGACGGGGCTCTAAGATCTTTGAAGCTACGGCCGGACAGACTTCTTCTCACCCATATACACCTCGACCACGGAGGAGGTGCGGGAGATCTATGTAGACTCTACCCCGACATGACTGTGACGGCACACCAAAGAGGGCACCGTCACTTGGTGGATCCCGAAAAACTTTGGGAGGGGAGCCTTCTGGTGCTCGGAGACACGGCGACATCCTACGGAAAGCCACTGCCGGTACCGGAAAAATCTCTGAACTATGCCCTTTCCGATATATTAACCATAGAGACCCCGGGACACGCCCACCATCACCTGTCGTTCCTATATTCCGGAGACAGGAGGATATTCTTCGCAGGGGAGGTCGCAGGGGTATGCGCGGATCGCATGGTGAATCGGTGGTACAGTGATAAAACAAAAAAAGCCCCCTACCTGAGACCGGCAGCCGCTCCCCCCTTCCGCATAGACATCGGCAGAGAATCGCTCCGATCGGTCATGAAACTGGATCACGACCTGCTCTGTCCGGGACATTACGGGCCGATCGACGACGGAGCGACCTTCATGAAAAAAGCC
This genomic stretch from Dethiosulfovibrio faecalis harbors:
- a CDS encoding TRAP transporter large permease, which codes for MTGLMLLGGFFLQMALGVPLYASLLFTGFLGILGTGNLTLLRAIPQQFFGGMDVFSLMAIPFFILAGSLMNRSGLTDRLIDFSRLLVGSVRGGLGYVNVVGGIILAGVNGSAAADASALGSILIPAMEKEGFPKAYAAGLTAGSSLIGPIIPPSIFMIIYAAMTNTSIGGLFAAGVVPGFVLGLAFMAMNWFFSRRYKVPMTDTAAVRARAKTILRRSIAALVAPLIIVGGIVTGVVTPTESGALAVVYCLLAGIAVTRQLTWSGLWDSIYETVRLTSAIFLIMGAATVVGWFLKWERVTQKFASVIVGMGLLEHPWLLMIVLSSIIFVIGMFMEEVAVLTLLTPIFAPLAVKAGIDPFHFGIVMTLNVTIALITPPVGACNYIVAAVGKVPLGDLFREIWPFIAVAMTVLIAIISFPAITVTLPRILGL
- a CDS encoding M15 family metallopeptidase; the protein is MTKKTPLLIESGEPLVSASLYPERILSRPQYFIQGLKGSVAESFLRVGVYERLVRAANSLPKGWKFVLLDCWRAPELQRELFDTIKCEISRDHPELPPDEVDRRARIFVAYPSVEPDLVSGHCTGGSVDLTLADEKGRTVPMGSGFDETSEKSYTDHYDRILETKGTLSQEEEEILNNRRLLLNLMEREGFSNYPKEWWHFDYGNRNWAIRTGQENCIYGFVRPEMRWRN
- a CDS encoding methylated-DNA--[protein]-cysteine S-methyltransferase, with the translated sequence MLYDNVETEWGGALVVMDEVGISRISLYEGRGAPMPLFDRWRRSPSDLREAVGQLRAYFAGELREFDLPLSLNGTDFQMKVWNALKAIPYGTTVSYLQLAASIDKPKACRAVGGANGRNPVPVVIPCHRVIGANGSLGGYSGGLGIKRRLLAIEGVHFD
- a CDS encoding DUF362 domain-containing protein: MTSTVYFSDMRSKTPEDNKGNKIRRLLEAAGGRTLRKGDLTAVKLHFGERGCDGFIRPIFVRKAVDWAKEKGAKPFLTDTNTLYTGSRKNSVDHLLTAIEHGFGYEVTGAPLVIADGLRSGNFQEIPVRGEMFSSVKIASDIRSSDSMIVLSHFKGHVMAGFGGAVKNLAMGCAPAEGKKEQHSARMSVDDEKCVGCGRCFRNCPVKAISMTGGKAVIDKDVCIGCGECLTVCPASAISLDWRTDVVQFHRRMAEYALGAVADKETKTVFLNFIMDVTPQCDCVPWSDAPVVSDIGLAASTDPVALDKACLDMVISRAGTDPFKDLYDKIDSMEQLRHGEAVGLGHLDYVLREM
- a CDS encoding MATE family efflux transporter; translated protein: MTSKERSERMGSDPIWRLLFQFSLPAIVGMVASALYNIVDRMFIGHAVGPNGIAAITVAFPFFLLVISTGILIGVGTSSQISRRLGENEQDRAQLAMGNGFLAVLISSVVLMVLAFFFMEELMYLCGASETLMPLTRSYMSVILWGVPFQLISFCCNYFIRAEGHPRYAMWTLILGACANVFLDWVFIVKMGMGVKGAALGTVLAQLGAACWVLLFYLKGMGELRFIRESFRPRKRIMAEMIAVGFSPFMMEMFFVFVMVIFNRTLSRLGGELAVSAMGIFFSLDSLLFMPAVGIGEASQPIIGYNYGAGNFDRVRKTVGMAMAAAVIFFLCSLIVAELFPRQMAMLFNKESEPLLDLAVRAIRIGYIGAPLAGVAIISGFVFQALGKAKQSLILNICRQVIFLLPPLFILPPLMGVDGVWLSFPIVDVGGGILGWYMVRAEMRRWVNPPDMVVKV
- a CDS encoding MBL fold metallo-hydrolase, with the translated sequence MKIDLVLETSDTSLYLVDLPQSIEGFEHFICSWILEDRVKEIVSVVDCGPRSSIPVLDGALRSLKLRPDRLLLTHIHLDHGGGAGDLCRLYPDMTVTAHQRGHRHLVDPEKLWEGSLLVLGDTATSYGKPLPVPEKSLNYALSDILTIETPGHAHHHLSFLYSGDRRIFFAGEVAGVCADRMVNRWYSDKTKKAPYLRPAAAPPFRIDIGRESLRSVMKLDHDLLCPGHYGPIDDGATFMKKALDQLDLWEETISLAREDEDPDALVDHLIRTDPALKPMEDFLPEVVSRERAFMANSVRGFMKDISDKN